AAGTGGAAATCGACAGCACGCCCAACGAAGGCACCACGATCCGCATCCTCCTGCCGCGCGCTCATGGAAAGGTTGTGAGCCTGAACGACAGGCAGGCGAACGACGCGACCCCTTTTGGGGCCGGACAGACGGTTCTCGTCGTGGAGGATAATCCCGCGGTCCGGCAGGTCGCGATCACGACCTTGCGCTCTCTCGGTTTCACCGTGATCGAGGCCGAGACAGGTGATGAGGCGGCAGCCTTGTTGCGGGAGAACGATCGTGTGCGATTGGTTCTGTCCGACGTTCGCATGCCTGGCGGGCTGAGCGGGATCGATCTTGCGCGCATCATCAAGAGCGAGAAGCCGGCCGTACAGGTTCTCCTGACGACCGGATATGTCGACAGCAACGAGACGATCGAGGATGTGGACATCCTCTACAAACCTTATCGCGCAACGGATCTTGCAGAAAAAATCCAGTCCCTCTTGGACAAGCCTCAGCCTCTGGGGAAAAATATCATCCCGATGCGGGCTGCCGCGTCCGTTTGAGTCGGTGTGCCGCTGTCGTCCTGCCGGGGAAGGTCGATTCAACACTTCGCCGAGCTGAAGACGCGGGGCTCATGAGAGGATTTCACTCGGAGCGGATCCGATGAGCATGCAACCGGATGTCGTCTTCCTCGACTTCGAGGCCTCTTCGCTCGACAAGGAGAGTTATCCGATCGAGGTAGGGTGGATTTTCGCTTCCGGACGGGAGGAGAGCCATCTCATCAAACCTGCACCGTCATGGACGGACTGGTCTGCGGAATCGGAGGCGACCCACCATCTCACGCGAGAGCGGCTCATGGCAGAAGGTACGCCGCATGACGTCGTCGCCAGGCACATGCTGGATGTGCTGTCGGGCCATGCTCTCTTCGCGACGGCGCCTTCGTGGGACGGCCATTGGCTCAGCCGATTGCTGCGGGCGGCCGGACTCCCGCGGCACGCCTTGCGGCTGCAGGACACGGATGTCGCGCATCTGGACGCCGTTTCCCGGATTTTGCGGAAGTCCGGCGTACCTGAGGATACGCTTAGCGCTCACGCGAAGGCGATTCTGACCGAAGCCCGTCTCGCGGACGAAGAAGAGGGCGCCCCCGATCACCGGGCGCTTGCGGACGCAAAACGCGAGTTGCGCCTATGGCGTGACGTGCAGGGCCGAGCGGAGGAACACGCGAAGAGCCTCGGGCAAAGGCCCTGAGGCTTTTCCGCAGGCGTGCTTCAGGCTTTGAGGCGCCGAAGAGCGGCCTTGTCGCGCAGCACGATCGAACGGCGATGGGCAGGCAGTTCGATGACGCCCTGACGTTCCAATTGGGTGAGCGAGCGCGAGACCGTCTCGATCGTCAGGCCGAGATGATCGGCGATGTCGATTCGTGACATCGGCAGATCGACGTGACCGTCCTTCGCGAGACGCTCGGACAAAACCAGCAGGAAGGTGGCAATCTTTTCAAGAGCATGCTTGCGGCCCAGCAGGAGCATGTGATCCTGGGCGCGCTCGAGCGTGCGCATCACGGATGAGGTCACCTGATGGGCGAAGGCCTGATCCCTCGAAGCCAGAGCCTCCAGGCTGCAGCGGCGGTAGGCGACGATCGTGGCCTCGCCGAGTGCTTCCGCGCTGAAGCGGTGCTCATCGCCGAGTTCCATGCCGAAGATGTCGCCGGGAAGATGGAAGGCGTCGATCTGGCGGCGGCCGTCGCTCAGGAGCTTGAAGGTGCGCACAGCGCCCGAAACCACCTTGTAGAAATAGGCAGTCCTGTCTCCCTCGGCGAAGATCTCTTCGTCCTTGGACACCGTTCGTGCCGTGCCGAGTTCGGGAGCGGTACGAGGTGCCGGCAGAGTGCGCAGGAGCGCGACGTTCGGAACAATCTGAGTGCTGAGGGAAGCGTGCGCGGTCTGCATGGAACTCTCGTCGGGCGTTTGGTTGACGTGAGCTCAGGATTAGCCGTCGACCGGGCCGGGCGAAATTCAGATGCTCTCCTAAGGAATATCCCGGAGGCGAGCATAGCCGCTCAGGCGTGAGTATTCAGCGCTCCACGGATGCCGTCGAGCAGAGTGCTGTCTTCCAGAGGTTTTTCAATGACTTGCCGGAAGCCGGAGCGAGCCGCGCGCCTGCGCATATCGTCCGTCATGCGGGCGGTGATCAGGATCGCGGGAAGGCGAACCAGCCGTCCGCGGAGCCTGTCCATCAGCTCGACCCCGTTCATGGACGGCATGTAGTAATCCACGACGAGGCAGCCCGAGGTCGGCAACTCCGGATCGGCGAGGAGTTCGGCGCCGCTCTCATAGGTGCGCACGTTCATCCCCTCGAGCTCGAGGGCGAACTTCAAAGAGTGTCGAACGGCGGCATCGTCGTCCACGACGATGACCGGTCCTGGTATCATGGACATGGGGCGTCCTAACGGGTCCCTGGCTCTCGGATCTCGCTCAGATCTAATCCAACCGGAAGATCGGGGGCTTGATATGGGTCAATCCGGGATTGTCTGCGAGCTCCGGAATGTCCCTTAGGGGCTTTCGCCTGCGCTAGCGCATCGTGCGAAAAAGTGGATCCGGTTTTTCGCAAGAACGATGCGCTGTTCCATAGTGGGAGCATCGGATCGATCCCAAATGTGGGTCCACTTTTGGGTCCTATGCTCTAGGCCGAACGCCGACAAGAAGGGCCATGCGGACAAGCTCCGAGAGGCTGGAAGCCTGCATTTTCGTCATCACGTTCGCCCGGTAAATCTCGACGGTCCGCGGGCTGATGCCGAGATCGTAGGCGATCACCTTGTTGGCCTTGCCGGCGACGAGACCCTCCAGAACCTGGCTCTCCCGCTCCGACAAGGCCTCAACGCGCGTCCGCACTTCGGCCGTCTGCGCATCCTGGTGCGCCTGCTTTTCCTGACGCCTGAGCGCGGCACGGACGGCCGCGAGGAGGAGCTCGTCATCGAAGGGCTTTTCGATGAAGTCGATGGCTCCTTCCTTCATGGCTTCCACCGCAAGGGGCACGTCCGCATGGCCGGTCATGACGATCACCGGCAGGGTGAAACCGTGGCCCTTGAGGCGCCGCAGGAACTCGATGCCATCGATGCCGGGCATTCGGACATCCGTGACGATGCAGCCGTCGGAGGCGATCTTCACGCTGTCCAGAAACGCGGAGGCCGACTCGTGGAGGCGGACCGGCAAACCATCCGAGGCGAGCAGGAAGGAGAGGGACTGGCGCACTGCCAGATCGTCGTCCACCACATGCACAATCGCTTCACTCGGCATTCGCTAGTTCCTCCTGACTGACAGCCCGCAGGGTAAATCGGAATACCGTGCCCTGGCCGACTTCCGATTCGATCCAGATCTTCCCACCATGAGATTCGATGATGGTTCGGCAGATCGACAGGCCGACACCCATGCCATGTTTCTTCGTCGTCACGAAGGGCTGGAACAGACGCTTCAGAACCTCGGGCTCGATCCCCGTTCCCGTATCCCCGACACTGACTTCGACAAGGCCATCCTGAGGCAGGGCCTGGCTGGCGATCACCAGCTCGCGTTTGGGCGCGTCCTGCATGGCCTCGATGGCATTGCGGATGAGGTTCAGGAGGACCTGCTGAATCTGAATCCGGTCCGCCAGGACAAGGGGCGCATTCGTATCGAGCCGGTATGAGACG
This window of the Microvirga sp. TS319 genome carries:
- a CDS encoding response regulator transcription factor, which gives rise to MSMIPGPVIVVDDDAAVRHSLKFALELEGMNVRTYESGAELLADPELPTSGCLVVDYYMPSMNGVELMDRLRGRLVRLPAILITARMTDDMRRRAARSGFRQVIEKPLEDSTLLDGIRGALNTHA
- a CDS encoding helix-turn-helix domain-containing protein, coding for MQTAHASLSTQIVPNVALLRTLPAPRTAPELGTARTVSKDEEIFAEGDRTAYFYKVVSGAVRTFKLLSDGRRQIDAFHLPGDIFGMELGDEHRFSAEALGEATIVAYRRCSLEALASRDQAFAHQVTSSVMRTLERAQDHMLLLGRKHALEKIATFLLVLSERLAKDGHVDLPMSRIDIADHLGLTIETVSRSLTQLERQGVIELPAHRRSIVLRDKAALRRLKA
- a CDS encoding transcriptional regulator, with the translated sequence MSMQPDVVFLDFEASSLDKESYPIEVGWIFASGREESHLIKPAPSWTDWSAESEATHHLTRERLMAEGTPHDVVARHMLDVLSGHALFATAPSWDGHWLSRLLRAAGLPRHALRLQDTDVAHLDAVSRILRKSGVPEDTLSAHAKAILTEARLADEEEGAPDHRALADAKRELRLWRDVQGRAEEHAKSLGQRP
- the fixJ gene encoding response regulator FixJ; this translates as MPSEAIVHVVDDDLAVRQSLSFLLASDGLPVRLHESASAFLDSVKIASDGCIVTDVRMPGIDGIEFLRRLKGHGFTLPVIVMTGHADVPLAVEAMKEGAIDFIEKPFDDELLLAAVRAALRRQEKQAHQDAQTAEVRTRVEALSERESQVLEGLVAGKANKVIAYDLGISPRTVEIYRANVMTKMQASSLSELVRMALLVGVRPRA